One genomic window of Lagenorhynchus albirostris chromosome 17, mLagAlb1.1, whole genome shotgun sequence includes the following:
- the LOC132508182 gene encoding HIG1 domain family member 1A, mitochondrial-like: protein MSSDTDVSLSSYDEDQGFKLIRKAREAPFVPIAMAGFAAIAAYGLYKLKSRGNTKMSVHLIHMCVAAQGFVVGAVALGMGYSMY, encoded by the coding sequence ATGTCAAGTGACAcagatgtttctctttcttcatatGATGAAGATCAGGGATTTAAACTTATCCGAAAAGCTAGAGAGGCACCATTTGTCCCCATTGCAATGGCAGGTTTTGCAGCAATCGCTGCATATGGATTATATAAATTGAAGAGCAGGGGCAATACTAAAATGTCTGTTCACCTGATCCACATGTGTGTGGCAGCCCAAGGCTTTGTTGTGGGAGCAGTGGCTCTTGGTATGGGCTATTCCATGTATTGA